One Fontisphaera persica DNA window includes the following coding sequences:
- the ribF gene encoding riboflavin biosynthesis protein RibF, whose protein sequence is MRIIHQPAELQAAGRPVCAAIGVFDGVHRGHQAVIGHAVREAARTGGVAVVITFDRHPRSIVDPARAPALIQPLSRKLAALGALGAEAALVFHFDHHFSLQSAEAFVHALYAGFGTLASLSVGANFFFGHGRAGNVQVLQELGRRYGFAVQVAEPVLFGGEPISSTRVRAAIRAGQLAEVTAMLGRPYAVCGPVLRGQGLGRQLGFPTANVAVEGLEMPPQGVYAARVILPDGPHPAVVNWGRRPTVAGGAAGPHFEVHLPGWQGDLYGQELEVQLGRYLRAEQRFPAVEALRAQIARDVAAALAAGGMD, encoded by the coding sequence ATGCGCATCATTCACCAACCGGCCGAATTGCAGGCAGCGGGGCGCCCGGTGTGCGCGGCCATTGGCGTGTTTGACGGCGTGCATCGCGGGCACCAGGCGGTGATTGGCCACGCGGTGCGCGAGGCGGCGCGGACGGGCGGGGTGGCGGTGGTGATCACCTTTGACCGGCATCCGCGCAGCATTGTGGACCCCGCCCGCGCGCCCGCCCTCATTCAGCCGCTCTCCCGCAAGCTGGCCGCCCTGGGCGCGCTGGGCGCCGAGGCCGCGCTGGTGTTTCATTTTGACCACCACTTCAGCCTGCAATCCGCGGAAGCTTTTGTGCACGCGCTGTACGCGGGCTTCGGCACCCTGGCCAGCCTGAGTGTGGGCGCCAATTTTTTCTTTGGCCACGGCCGCGCCGGCAATGTGCAGGTGTTGCAGGAGCTGGGCCGGCGTTACGGGTTTGCCGTGCAGGTGGCCGAGCCGGTGCTGTTTGGCGGGGAACCCATCAGCAGCACGCGTGTGCGGGCGGCCATTCGCGCCGGCCAACTGGCGGAGGTGACGGCCATGCTGGGCCGCCCGTATGCGGTGTGCGGGCCGGTGCTGCGCGGCCAGGGTCTGGGCCGGCAACTGGGTTTTCCCACCGCCAACGTGGCGGTGGAAGGTCTGGAAATGCCGCCGCAAGGCGTGTATGCCGCGCGCGTGATTTTGCCGGACGGCCCGCATCCCGCAGTGGTGAACTGGGGCCGGCGCCCCACGGTGGCCGGCGGCGCGGCCGGGCCGCATTTTGAGGTGCATCTGCCCGGGTGGCAGGGGGACCTCTACGGCCAGGAACTGGAAGTGCAGCTTGGGCGGTATTTGCGGGCGGAGCAACGTTTTCCGGCGGTGGAGGCGTTGCGCGCGCAAATTGCGCGGGATGTGGCCGCCGCGCTGGCCGCGGGCGGGATGGATTGA
- the truB gene encoding tRNA pseudouridine(55) synthase TruB, which produces MPIREFSPLDGALLVDKPAGPTSHDVVDVIRHQFQLKKVGHCGTLDPGATGLLVLVLGLATRLSDKFMAADKVYEGAIKLGEVTDSYDADGKVLASAPVPPVTLEQLNELAAAFEGDQMQVPPMVSAVKKDGVPLYKLARKGIEVERKERLVHIYRFRFVAVAPPLAWFRVACTKGTYVRTLAHDFGQRLGCGAHLKHLRRTASGQFDVAQATPYEEILRWSPADLEAHIIPFLKLVRME; this is translated from the coding sequence ATGCCTATACGCGAATTTTCTCCCCTGGATGGAGCGTTGCTGGTGGACAAACCCGCCGGCCCCACCAGCCATGATGTGGTGGATGTCATCCGCCATCAATTCCAACTGAAAAAAGTGGGCCACTGCGGCACGCTGGACCCCGGCGCCACCGGGCTGCTGGTGCTGGTGCTGGGGCTGGCCACGCGGTTGTCGGACAAGTTCATGGCGGCGGACAAGGTCTATGAGGGGGCCATCAAGCTGGGGGAGGTCACCGATTCCTACGACGCGGACGGGAAGGTGCTGGCGAGCGCGCCGGTGCCGCCGGTGACCCTGGAGCAGCTCAACGAGCTGGCGGCGGCGTTCGAGGGCGACCAGATGCAGGTGCCGCCGATGGTGAGCGCGGTCAAGAAAGATGGGGTGCCGCTGTACAAGCTGGCGCGCAAGGGCATCGAGGTGGAGCGCAAGGAGCGGCTGGTCCACATTTACCGGTTCCGCTTTGTGGCGGTGGCGCCGCCCCTGGCGTGGTTCCGGGTGGCCTGCACCAAGGGCACGTACGTGCGCACGCTGGCGCACGATTTTGGGCAGCGCCTGGGGTGCGGGGCGCATCTGAAGCATTTGCGCCGGACGGCCTCCGGGCAGTTTGATGTGGCCCAGGCCACGCCCTACGAGGAGATTTTGCGCTGGAGCCCGGCGGATTTGGAGGCGCACATCATTCCTTTCCTCAAACTGGTGCGGATGGAGTAA
- a CDS encoding DHH family phosphoesterase — protein MKPRPKILERLIAELRQHQRFCVVGHVRPDGDCIGSQLAMALALQAEGKEVVCWNEDAVPSKLRFLDPDRLMKKPQANGEFDCVIALDCACVERLGRAAECIARRRVLLNIDHHPSNTRYGDINWVAARVPSTGELVFRLLKEIGWPITPHIADCLFTAVSTDTGSFQYPTTLPSTYHVAAELVKRGANLAKICDEVYQSYSMSRVRLVRHLYNKFRLTHRDQIAYFWLKQADFARTGAAKEDAEGLIDHLRAIEPVIVAMVFEEVEPTLIRVSFRSKRPEVDVNKIASQFGGGGHAAAAGARIAGSPLSVQRRVLAAVRKALDGAGL, from the coding sequence GTGAAACCCCGCCCCAAGATTCTTGAACGGCTGATCGCCGAGCTGCGGCAGCATCAGCGTTTTTGCGTGGTGGGCCATGTGCGGCCCGACGGGGACTGCATTGGCTCGCAACTGGCCATGGCGCTGGCCCTGCAGGCGGAGGGCAAGGAGGTGGTGTGCTGGAACGAGGATGCGGTGCCCTCCAAGCTGCGGTTTCTGGACCCGGACCGTTTGATGAAGAAACCGCAGGCCAACGGCGAGTTTGACTGTGTGATTGCGCTGGACTGCGCCTGTGTGGAGCGGCTGGGCCGCGCGGCGGAGTGCATTGCGCGGCGGCGGGTGCTGCTCAACATTGACCATCATCCCAGCAACACCCGTTACGGGGACATCAACTGGGTGGCCGCGCGGGTGCCCTCCACCGGCGAGCTGGTGTTCCGGCTGCTCAAGGAGATTGGCTGGCCCATCACGCCGCACATTGCCGACTGCCTGTTCACCGCCGTCTCCACCGACACCGGCTCGTTCCAGTATCCGACCACGCTGCCGAGCACGTATCACGTGGCGGCGGAGCTGGTGAAGCGGGGGGCCAACCTGGCGAAGATTTGCGACGAGGTGTACCAGTCTTATTCCATGTCGCGGGTGCGGCTGGTGCGGCATTTGTACAACAAGTTTCGCCTGACCCACCGCGACCAGATTGCCTATTTCTGGTTGAAACAGGCGGATTTTGCCCGCACCGGCGCGGCCAAGGAGGATGCCGAGGGATTGATAGACCACCTCCGCGCCATCGAGCCGGTGATTGTGGCGATGGTGTTTGAGGAAGTGGAGCCGACGCTGATTCGGGTGAGCTTCCGCAGCAAGCGCCCGGAGGTGGACGTGAATAAAATCGCCTCGCAATTTGGCGGCGGCGGCCACGCGGCGGCGGCGGGGGCGCGCATTGCGGGCAGCCCGCTGTCGGTGCAGCGCCGGGTGCTGGCCGCGGTGCGCAAGGCGCTGGATGGTGCGGGTCTCTAA
- the rbfA gene encoding 30S ribosome-binding factor RbfA has protein sequence MSVRVERVRELLKREIGEIIRRQLPVDEAGMITVNDVTVTGDLQHATVYFSILGGADQQKRGEALLQERRKLIQNLLGQSVVLKYTPHLKFVRDDSIARGDRVLRILDELEKQTPAGDRETPPQDS, from the coding sequence ATGTCCGTGCGAGTTGAACGGGTGCGCGAGCTGCTCAAGCGCGAGATCGGCGAAATCATCCGCCGCCAGTTGCCGGTGGATGAAGCCGGCATGATCACGGTGAATGACGTGACGGTGACCGGCGATTTGCAGCATGCCACGGTGTATTTCAGCATTCTGGGCGGCGCGGACCAGCAGAAGCGCGGCGAGGCGCTGCTGCAGGAGCGCCGCAAGCTCATTCAAAATCTCCTGGGGCAGTCGGTGGTGCTCAAATACACGCCCCACCTGAAGTTCGTCCGCGATGATTCGATTGCCCGTGGAGACCGGGTGCTGCGGATTTTGGACGAACTGGAAAAACAAACGCCCGCTGGCGACCGTGAAACCCCGCCCCAAGATTCTTGA